The Sinorhizobium fredii genome contains the following window.
CGACAAGCTCGGGATCGAGTGCCGAGGTGGGCTCGTCGAACAGCATCACCGCCGGGTCGACGCAGAGCGCGCGGGCGATCGCGGCGCGCTGCTGCTGGCCGCCCGACAGGAACGCCGGATAGGCGTGCCGTTTGTCGTAAAGCCCCACCTTGGACAGAAGAGCCTCGGCCCGTTCAGTCGATTCCCTGCGGTTCTGCCGCAGCACATGAATTGGGGCCTCGATGACATTTTTGAGCACGGTCCTATGGGCCCAAAGGTTGAAGCTCTGGAACACCATGCCGAGGCCGGTGCGGATCCGTTCGATTTGCCGCCAATTGGCGGGATGGGCGCGCCCTTCGCGGCCCGGCTTCATCAGAACCTCTTCGCCGCCGAAGATGAAACGGCCGCGGTCGGGGATCTCGAGAAAGTTGATGCAGCGGAGAAAGGTGCTCTTCCCCGAGCCCGAGGATCCGATCAGCGAAATGACGTCGCCTTTTTGCGCCGATACCGATACGCCCTTCAGCACCTCGTGCTGCCCATAGCTCTTATGGACGTCTTCCACCAGCAAGGCGGCGGCGCTTCGCATCATTCCTGTCGTTCCTGGCGGTTTTTATGGTTATTTGGTTCGCGATAATATGGCCACGCGTTGCGGTTTTGCCGCACATTTGCCGCAGTGACGCGGATTTTCCGCAGAACACGCTAAAAGATGCGGACTTACCGCGCTTTCTGTCCTTGATTTTTTGAGAGATAGTGCGTTCGTGCGCAGGTGAAAGCTTCGGAAGCGGAAAGCGTGCTCACGACAAAGCTGCCTGAGATATTAGCTGCGGCAAATCACCAACACGAGGAAACCATGACGGAGCCAGTGGATCAATTCGATCGGAAGATCCTCGAGATCGTGCAGCGCGACTGTCAGCTCAAGGCCGAGGCGATCGGCGACATCATCGGCCTGTCGGCGTCTGCCGTTCAACGCCGCCTCAGAAGGATGCGCGAGGACGGCATCATTTCCGCCGAGATCGCCCTCGTCGACCGCAAGGTCGCCGGAAATCCGATGACCTTCATCGCCGGCATGGAGATCGAGCGTGAGAACTACGATGCGCTCGCGAAATTCCGCACCTGGGTCGACAAGCAGGATCACATCCAGCAGGTCTATTACGTGACCGGGTCGGTGGATCTCGTGGCGATCATCACCGCCCAGGACGTCACCCAATATGACGAGATCACCGCGCAGATCATGTCGCAGAATCCTCAGATTAAGCGAATTCACACGAATGTCGTGCTGAAGGATGTGAAGCTCGGGATGTTCGTTCCCGTGACTTCCGACTAGGGCCGATCAGAGTGGAGCGCCGAAAATCGGGAGAAGGGGTGTGTACCCCCTCTGCCCTGCCGGGCATCTCCCCCACACGGGGGGAGATCGGCAAGAGGCAATGTCCCGCCCATCGAATATCGATGCATGGACTTTGCAGGTGCGTTGACTTCGGCATACGCATGCTGGGGTTGGGGCAGATCGGCGTTTCCAGCCAACCTCCCTCCTTGTGGGGGAGATGCCCGGCAGGGCAGAGGGGGGTGCCTCCGATCGCAGCAACGCTTTAACCGGAAAGCTGCCTAGATGATCTATTTCACGAGTGACACGCATTTCGGCGAGCCGCGGGTGCTCAACATCGATCGCCGGCCCTTCTCCAGCCTGGCGGACCACGACGCTGCGCTGATTGCCAACTGGAACGACACCGTCTCGCCGGAGGACGAGATCTGGCACCTCGGCGACTTCGCATCGAAGCAAAAGGGCTTTGCTGAAGATTTGCTTACGCGGCTGAACGGCAGGAAGCACCTGATCGTCGGCAACAACGATTCGCTGGCGACGGTCGAAGCCAGCGGCTGGCAGAGCATCCAGCATTATGCGGAACTCACCGTCGACGGGCACTTGCTCATTCTCTGCCACTATCCGTTTCGGACCTGGAATCAGATGGGAAAGCGATCGGTCAACCTGCACGGCCATTCCCACGGCCGTTTGAAACCGCTGCTGCCGCGGCAGTTCGATGTGGGCGTCGATGCCAGAGACCTGCGCCCGGTCAGCCTGCCCGATCTTCTCCCTCGGCTGCGCGTGAAGGCATAGCGCTTGTGAATGTCAGGCGAGCGCGCCGTGGGCGACGTCGCCCTGCGAGGGCGATAGGCGCGCATCGTTACTCGTAGACACCTTCGACGAGCGTGACGCCGCGCTCGACGCGCAGCATCCGGAAATAGGCGGAGATCCGCCCCGCCACTTATCCGGCTAGGTTTGCCAAAGCTTGCCCGAGGCAATTTCCTCCCTGACTCGTTTTTCTCCGCTATTTCATTTTATAATTATTTAATGCATGTTGTCTCGCAACGGCCAGTAGGCTCGCCGTTCGTTTTCCATCCAGGAGGAGCAATCGCATGCGTCATCTTCTGAAAACTGCGCTTTGCCTGGCTGCCT
Protein-coding sequences here:
- a CDS encoding Lrp/AsnC family transcriptional regulator produces the protein MTEPVDQFDRKILEIVQRDCQLKAEAIGDIIGLSASAVQRRLRRMREDGIISAEIALVDRKVAGNPMTFIAGMEIERENYDALAKFRTWVDKQDHIQQVYYVTGSVDLVAIITAQDVTQYDEITAQIMSQNPQIKRIHTNVVLKDVKLGMFVPVTSD
- a CDS encoding ABC transporter ATP-binding protein, whose product is MMRSAAALLVEDVHKSYGQHEVLKGVSVSAQKGDVISLIGSSGSGKSTFLRCINFLEIPDRGRFIFGGEEVLMKPGREGRAHPANWRQIERIRTGLGMVFQSFNLWAHRTVLKNVIEAPIHVLRQNRRESTERAEALLSKVGLYDKRHAYPAFLSGGQQQRAAIARALCVDPAVMLFDEPTSALDPELVGEVLKVIRDLAEEGRTMLLVTHEMKFAHDVSSHVMFLDGGRVEEQGPPAQVFGAPLSARCREFTGSLGH
- a CDS encoding metallophosphoesterase family protein, encoding MIYFTSDTHFGEPRVLNIDRRPFSSLADHDAALIANWNDTVSPEDEIWHLGDFASKQKGFAEDLLTRLNGRKHLIVGNNDSLATVEASGWQSIQHYAELTVDGHLLILCHYPFRTWNQMGKRSVNLHGHSHGRLKPLLPRQFDVGVDARDLRPVSLPDLLPRLRVKA